A part of Podarcis muralis chromosome 13, rPodMur119.hap1.1, whole genome shotgun sequence genomic DNA contains:
- the SPMIP7 gene encoding protein SPMIP7 → MASEATARQFSHFNSHKMHQKQHEGLLKRMYMPFVRGPEDRHFFTSFHNKCSNAFLKSNPFIRPEDKSYLLAPHRDDLPIINPCSGFVSPGGAAEANQIMYSKNKEPLGNGKDVQPPPSAQPANRRLSILEEIKQDQQWNSRAVPDISLRSKLGGWTSPVKVIPAPPKVKENFSPHTFAFHVDPDIKSSDPSSEAFRDEKARKYMYTSVAQRANEDIPWDRMLPPKVKPPDTTLEPRADRVSQRFSMKQYEPEAETSQVVGSLWDRFQRRAFISPDKPINFVSPCSRTQHLPLYTGCVGAENPDDLDNPYVDVIVHSRVRNAEPQYVKSSYSPNTFGYTGKVHWSATQPANSNLPPTSPSIISRMYCYLAKHGQPSEFPHLGPLSRTLVPTEPQNPFNKKEKKRIEL, encoded by the exons ATGGCTTCTGAAGCCACTGCAAGGCAGTTCAGCCACTTCAATTCTCACAAGATGCACCAGAAGCAGCATGAAGGTCTCTTAAAGAGAATGTATATGCCTTTTGTGAGAGGACCTGAAGACAGACACTTTTTTACCAGTTTCCACAACAAATGCAGTAATGCTTTTCTCAAATCCAATCCATTCATTCGACCTGAAGATAAATCCTACCTTTTAGCTCCACATCGGGATGATCTGCCAATAATTAACCCTTGTTCAGGATTTGTGAGCCCAGGAGGTGCAGCTGAAGCTAACCAAATCATGTATAGCAAAAACAAGGAACCCCTGGGGAATGGTAAAGATGTGCAGCCTCCACCGTCGGCCCAGCCTGCAAACAGAAGACTCTCGATACTGGAAGAGATAAAGCAGGACCAGCAGTGGAACTCAAGAGCAGTGCCAGATATTTCTCTCAGGTCCAAACTTGGAG gatGGACAAGTCCAGTAAAAGTTATACCTGCTCCACCTAAAGTCAAAGAAAATTTTTCACCTCATACATTTGCATTTCATGTGGACCCAGACATTAAG TCAAGTGATCCTTCCTCTGAAGCCTTCAGAGATGAGAAAGCGCGGAAGTATATGTATACCTCAGTGGCTCAAAG AGCAAATGAAGACATTCCCTGGGATAGAATGTTGCCCCCCAAAGTCAAGCCTCCAGATACGACATTAGAGCCAAGGGCTGATAGAGTCTCGCAGCGTTTTTCAATGAAGCAGTATGAACCAGAAGCAGAAACAAGCCAA GTTGTTGGAAGCCTCTGGGACAGATTTCAAAGAAGAGCCTTCATATCACCGGACAAGCCAATTAATTT TGTTAGTCCTTGCTCTCGAACTCAACATCTCCCTTTATACAC AGGCTGTGTTGGTGCAGAGAATCCTGATGACCTGGACAATCCCTACGTAGATGTAATTGTTCACAGCAGAGTTCGAAATGCAGAACCACAATATGTGAAATCTTCTTA CTCTCCAAACACCTTTGGATACACTGGCAAGGTTCATTGGTCAGCCACCCAACCAGCAAATTCTAATCTTCCACCAACATCACCATCAATAATTTCACGAATGTATTG TTACCTGGCTAAGCATGGGCAACCATCTGAATTTCCGCATCTGGGGCCTTTGTCACGGACCCTTGTACCCACTGAACCTCAAAATCCTTTCAataagaaggagaaaaaaagaattgaACTTTGA